The Seriola aureovittata isolate HTS-2021-v1 ecotype China chromosome 3, ASM2101889v1, whole genome shotgun sequence genome includes a region encoding these proteins:
- the fam193a gene encoding protein FAM193A isoform X2 has product MSPTDAKRGAKRRKNKRGGGSSCSAVCNTSGGKAGVATALGCAGPATPASVVSFLTPGSTGNGNIGSITGINGEVNVNNSVTPQFTEGPVNADFSGVLQTPFTFGLNQRAPYTAGDRCLLCRCERKDSAVPSEAGISGQNGTAQPAKTPSALQLPLWVCSDCRRTVEKEDRHTALEQSLGSQDFLLHMPVGNGNLGQEAATGDRLTTAAPTLPMLPAPDLTAPMPADTVCSCEACNERREISAESERESQQLQNHWSEVRYLVRCIYRQTGTPLADDHDQPLERDKEGMKELVDRLCEKDPYQLYQRLEQQAREYVLEMKVRLLKHLSAGSKTVGQSGTVAAAQGPPQAHQFISLLLEEYSALCQAARTISSFLLTLENEHLQKFQVTWELHNKHLFENLVFSEPILHSSLPALVAQLKHGTASHDSYNEDMYRTLLESYQQLQQEMASVAAEWQECEKRIDDYVDEQLLFKVEGQSLTNQRTEPHKSLISKNTLKTKQRMLKEDWEFFKQRRFIEEQLPNSKKSPSGDNNFTDTMRMLSSRLSIPDCPNCNYRRRCTCDDCSLSHILTCGIMDSPIAEDLHIKLPLQGEPPRDYLAEVHPPSLSSGSSASGSNSSSPITIQQHPRLILPEGDTNTFISDDDEVPPLSSKFGDIYPMTGYEESSVVTAAVNGLHSDINGEGENVALKAGSPHITSSSSSSEGDEEEADGEVSGEPPGQQEELSSGKTNSPPPAYNHQQVEQVQHACECHVCNQDPSSSTLGLATCLPPSRLHAAPPPAVGHQFFTDSKTPPAHPALHLYPHIHGHLPLHNFSRPLLHPTLYPPSPPLTHSKPLPPNPTSNHSAAKQPAFSPSLPEHVYQNCFGSAGGTGDWNSSLQCLSLKFENLWDAAVMKSWNPSVLLPESLPGDMLGPPLADVPLPPTSSISPQGEHPSLPTPLPPSSSSSLSSSSSSSSSSSCSSSEAKEQKKSGAKKKCLYNFQDAFMETNRVVMATSASTSSVSCTATTVQSNDVFHNLGKEDHRQPAPVAPRNGSTGLTSLPPLSGPALPPAPTTHLPTMGSQPFPKMAAPAPDFVEAHQGLCLPPAEPPASSTDGPVSAPPSVCSDPDCEGHRCEGNGAYEHQPYDGEESQDEDSCSEHSSSTSTSTNQKEGKYCDCCYCEFFGHGGPPAAPTSRNYAEMREKLRLRLTKRKEEQPKREEQQPVIERDGGVEDHRRVEDLLQFINSADSKPASSSKAAKRARHKQKKMEEKARLEAEAREREEQLLLEEQQRRQEEEEAALQKELLRLQELQQHRAAKKKKKEKAKENTAPPQNNPQPLKQTAQNVLDNLQNGKSQLLQTLIRLPDQREPRFDPVPQPNTQHSPKRTSDKGFSAETNIPNSPASLHNGTSTSHLEVNSKVKAKQSAKVATCEAAVKKAPELPKSSDVTAKLTNGTPPTTTTDTKAPQIRPAEALVPLPTTEPRREDRSNNRSASGKRQQQQQQQPLTQIKEDRRSPPVSNPSPSPPPAPQSEQTQQNGKPPSAESPQPKGKTKKNKKKKGDKMNSSIDDVFLPKDIDLDSTEMDETEREVEYFKRFCLDSARQTRQRLSINWSNFSLKKATFAAH; this is encoded by the exons ATGAGTCCCACCGATGCTAAACGAGGGGCTAAACGCAGGAAGAACAAGCGGGGCGGTGGCAGTAGCTGCAGTGCTGTCTGCAACACCAGCGGTGGCAAGGCCGGGGTTGCCACGGCCCTAGGCTGTGCGGGACCAGCAACACCTGCCTCTGTCGTCAGCTTTTTAACACCTGGGAGTACAGGCAACGGGAATATAGGGTCCATCACGGGCATAAACGGAGAG gtCAACGTGAACAACAGTGTTACACCGCAGTTTACAGAAGGACCAGTGAACGCTGACTTCTCCGGAGTCCTACAG ACCCCATTCACGTTTGGCTTGAACCAGCGGGCGCCCTACACGGCCGGTGATCGCTGCCTCTTATGCCGATGTGAGCGTAAAGACAGTGCCGTGCCTTCAGAGGCAGGGATCTCTGGCCAGAATGGTACAGCACAGCCCGCCAAGACACCCAGTGCCCTCCAGCTGCCTTTGTGGGTGTGCTCTGACTGCAGGCGCACAGTAGAGAAGGAGGATCGACACACTGCTCTGGAGCAGTCATTGGGG AGCCAGGACTTCCTTTTGCACATGCCTGTGGGTAATGGAAACCTGGGCCAGGAGGCAGCCACAGGGGACAGACTGACCACTGCTGCGCCTACACTACCCATGCTCCCTGCCCCAGACCTTACCGCACCAATGCCTGCTGATACAGTGTGCAGCTGTGAAGCCTGCAACGAGAGACG GGAGATCTCTGCTGAGTCAGAGAGGGAGTCGCAGCAGCTGCAAAACCACTGGTCGGAGGTTCGCTACCTGGTGCGCTGCATCTACCGTCAGACAGGAACACCACTAGCAGATGACCATGACCAGCCCttagagagagacaaggagggAATGAAGGAGCTGGTGGACag GCTCTGTGAGAAGGACCCCTACCAGCTATATCAACGGCTGGAGCAGCAAGCTCGTGAATATGTCTTGGAAATGAAGGTGCGGCTACTGAAGCACCTCTCAGCAGGCTCCAAGACTGTGGGACAATCGGGGACCGTGGCTGCAGCCCAGGGACCTCCTCAGGCCCACCAGTTCATCtccctgctgctggaggagtaCAGTGCCCTCTGTCAAGCTGCACGCACCATCAGCAGCTTCCTACTCACCCTG GAGAATGAGCACCTTCAGAAGTTCCAGGTGACATGGGAGCTGCACAACAAGCACCTTTTTGAGAATCTGGTGTTCTCTGAACCGATCTTGCACAGCAGTTTACCTGCACTGGTCGCACAGCTGAA ACACGGCACAGCCTCCCACGATTCATACAATGAAGACATGTATAGGACCTTGTTAGAGAGCTACCAGCAGCTACAACAGGAGATGGCGTCAGTGGCTGCTGAATGGCAGGAGTGTGAGAAGAGGATTGATGACTATGTAGACGAACAG CTGCTTTTCAAGGTGGAAGGTCAGAGTCTCACCAACCAAAGAACAGAGCCACACAAGTCCTTGATTAGCAAAAAC ACTTTGAAGACTAAGCAGCGAATGCTGAAGGAAGACTGGGAGTTCTTTAAGCAGAGGAGATTTATAGAAGAACAG TTACCCAACAGTAAGAAGTCCCCAAGCGGAGATAACAACTTCACAGACACTATGAGGATGCTCTCATCTCGTCTGAGTATTCCAGACTGTCCCAACTGCAATTATCGAAGAAG GTGCACATGTGATGACTGTAGTCTCTCGCACATCCTGACCTGTGGCATCATGGACTCTCCCATCGCAGAGGACCTCCACATCAAGCTCCCTCTGCAAGGGGAACCTCCCCGGGACTACTTGGCTGAGGTTCACCCTCCCAGCCTCTCCTCTGGCAGTTCAGCATCTGGCTCCAACTCCAGTTCTCCCATCACCATTCAGCAACATCCAAGGCTCATTCTTCCTGAAGGGGATACCAACACTTT tattagtgatgatgatgaagtgcCTCCGTTGTCCAGTAAGTTTGGGGACATCTACCCTATGACTGGTTATGAGGAGAGCAGTGTtgtgactgctgctgtgaaCGGTCTCCACAGTGACATCAATGGGGAAGGGGAAAACGTGGCACTAAAGGCAGGG TCTCCTCACATTACCAGCAGCAGTAGTTCATCAGAGGGTGACGAGGAGGAAGCTGATGGTGAAGTCAGTGGGGAGCCCCCagggcagcaggaggagctTTCCTCAGGGAAGACCAACAGTCCTCCACCCGCTTACAATCACCAACAG GTAGAACAGGTCCAGCATGCCTGCGAGTGCCACGTATGCAACCAGGACCCCAGCTCCTCCACCCTCGGCCTTGCCACATGCCTGCCCCCTAGTCGGCTCCACGCTGCACCTCCCCCTGCTGTTGGACACCAGTTCTTCACTGACAGCAAGACTCCCCCTGCCCACCCTGCCCTCCACCTCTACCCCCACATCCACGGCCACCTGCCCCTACACAACTTCTCCCGGCCCCTACTGCACCCCACACTCTACCCACCCAGtcctcctctcacacacagcaaG CCTCTGCCCCCAAACCCAACATCAAACCACTCAGCAGCCAAGCAGCCTGCCTTTAGCCCATCACTACCAGAGCATGTCTACCAGAACTGCTTTGGCAGTGCAGGGGGAACAGGTGACTGGAACAGCTCACTGCAGTGCCTCTCACTCAAGTTTGAGAATCTGTGGGatgctgctgtgatgaaaaGCTGGAATCCATCTGTGCTGTTGCCCGAGTCCCTGCCAG GTGACATGCTTGGACCACCCCTCGCTGATGTCCCTCTCCCTCCAACATCATCCATCAGCCCGCAAGGGGAACACCCATCACTGCCCACCCCTTTacccccttcctcttcctcatcattgTCATcgtcttcttcatcatcatcgtcgtcatcatgCTCCTCTTCAGAAGCcaaagagcagaagaagagtggTGCCAAGAAGAAGTGTCTCTACAATTTCCAGGATGCCTTCATGGAGACCAACCGAGTAGTGATGGCCACCTCCGCCTCCACGTCCTCTGTGTCCTGCACTGCCACCACTGTCCAGTCAA ACGATGTATTTCACAATCTAGGTAAAGAGGACCATAGGCAGCCTGCCCCAGTTGCCCCTAGAAACGGCTCCACAGGATTgacctccctccctccgctCTCGGGCCCTGCCCTGCCCCCAGCACCCACCACACACCTTCCCACTATGGGATCACAACCCTTCCCAAAGATGGCCGCTCCCGCCCCAGACTTTGTAGAAGCCCATCAGGGTTTGTGTCTCCCGCCTGCAGAGCCTCCAGCCTCCTCAACAGATGGTCCCGTCAGTGCCCCACCCAGTGTCTGCAG TGATCCTGACTGTGAGGGCCATCGCTGTGAGGGGAATGGGGCGTACGAGCACCAGCCGTACGACGGAGAGGAGAGTCAGGACGAGGACAGTTGTTCCGAGCATAGCtcttccacctccacctccaccaaccAGAAAGAAGGAAAGTACTGTGACTGCTGCTACTGCGAGTTCTTTGGACACGGAGGG cctccagctgctcctACCAGTCGAAACTATGCAGAGATGCGGGAGAAGCTGCGGTTGCGCCTGACAAAACGTAAGGAGGAGCAGCCGAAACGTGAGGAGCAGCAACCAGTGATAGAACGagatggaggggtggaggaCCACAGGCGGGTGGAGGACCTGTTGCAGTTCATCAACAGTGCTGACAGTAAACCTGCCTCCAGTTCTAAGGCAGCCAAACGGGCCAGGcataaacaaaagaag ATGGAGGAGAAAGCCCGTCTGGAGGCAGAGGCCCGTGAAAGggaggagcagctgctgttggaggagcagcagcggcggcaggaagaggaagaggcggCGCTTCAAAAGGAACTGCTCCGgttgcaggagctgcagcaacATCGTGCtgccaagaagaaaaagaaagagaaagcaaaggaaaacacCGCACCCCCTCAAAACAACCCACAACCCCTTAAACAGACAGCTCAGAACGTCCTAGATAATCTTCAGAATGGAAAGTCACAGCTGCTTCAAACCCTCATCCGCCTCCCCGACCAGAGGGAACCAAGATTTGACCCCGTACCCCAGcccaacacacagcacagcccAAAACGCACCAGTGACAAGGGGTTTTCTGCTGAGACCAACATCCCAAACTCTCCAGCCAGCCTCCACAATGGCACTTCTACATCTCACCTCGAGGTCAACAGTAAAGTTAAGGCCAAACAGTCTGCGAAGGTGGCCACTTGTGAGGCTGCAGTAAAGAAAGCCCCCGAGTTACCCAAGAGCTCAGATGTGACTGCAAAGCTCACTAACGGCACCCCCCCCACCACTACAACAGACACCAAAGCACCACAGATCAGGCCTGCTGAGGCTCTAGTTCCTCTCCCAACCACTGAACcgaggagagaggacaggagtAACAACAGAAGTGCCAGTGgaaaaaggcagcagcagcagcaacaacaacccCTGACCCAAATAAAGGAAGACAGGAGAAGTCCACCTGTGTCAAACCCCTCCCCGTCTCCCCCTCCGGCCCCCCAGTCTGAGCAGACCCAGCAAAATGGTAAACCTCCCAGTGCAGAGTCCCCACAGCCCAAAGGCAAGAccaagaagaacaagaagaagaagggggacAAGATGAACAGTTCAATAG atGATGTATTCTTGCCCAAAGACATTGACCTGGACAGCACTGAAATGgatgaaacagagagggaggtggaATATTTCAAAAG GTTTTGCTTGGATTCTGCTCGACAGACCCGTCAACGACTTTCCATCAACTGGTCAAACTTCAGTTTGAAGAAAGCTACGTTTGCTGCACATTGA
- the fam193a gene encoding protein FAM193A isoform X1: MSPTDAKRGAKRRKNKRGGGSSCSAVCNTSGGKAGVATALGCAGPATPASVVSFLTPGSTGNGNIGSITGINGEVNVNNSVTPQFTEGPVNADFSGVLQTPFTFGLNQRAPYTAGDRCLLCRCERKDSAVPSEAGISGQNGTAQPAKTPSALQLPLWVCSDCRRTVEKEDRHTALEQSLGSQDFLLHMPVGNGNLGQEAATGDRLTTAAPTLPMLPAPDLTAPMPADTVCSCEACNERREISAESERESQQLQNHWSEVRYLVRCIYRQTGTPLADDHDQPLERDKEGMKELVDRLCEKDPYQLYQRLEQQAREYVLEMKVRLLKHLSAGSKTVGQSGTVAAAQGPPQAHQFISLLLEEYSALCQAARTISSFLLTLENEHLQKFQVTWELHNKHLFENLVFSEPILHSSLPALVAQLKHGTASHDSYNEDMYRTLLESYQQLQQEMASVAAEWQECEKRIDDYVDEQLLFKVEGQSLTNQRTEPHKSLISKNTLKTKQRMLKEDWEFFKQRRFIEEQLPNSKKSPSGDNNFTDTMRMLSSRLSIPDCPNCNYRRRCTCDDCSLSHILTCGIMDSPIAEDLHIKLPLQGEPPRDYLAEVHPPSLSSGSSASGSNSSSPITIQQHPRLILPEGDTNTFISDDDEVPPLSSKFGDIYPMTGYEESSVVTAAVNGLHSDINGEGENVALKAGSPHITSSSSSSEGDEEEADGEVSGEPPGQQEELSSGKTNSPPPAYNHQQVEQVQHACECHVCNQDPSSSTLGLATCLPPSRLHAAPPPAVGHQFFTDSKTPPAHPALHLYPHIHGHLPLHNFSRPLLHPTLYPPSPPLTHSKPLPPNPTSNHSAAKQPAFSPSLPEHVYQNCFGSAGGTGDWNSSLQCLSLKFENLWDAAVMKSWNPSVLLPESLPGDMLGPPLADVPLPPTSSISPQGEHPSLPTPLPPSSSSSLSSSSSSSSSSSCSSSEAKEQKKSGAKKKCLYNFQDAFMETNRVVMATSASTSSVSCTATTVQSSNNPPIHLASKRPNSLDDVFHNLGKEDHRQPAPVAPRNGSTGLTSLPPLSGPALPPAPTTHLPTMGSQPFPKMAAPAPDFVEAHQGLCLPPAEPPASSTDGPVSAPPSVCSDPDCEGHRCEGNGAYEHQPYDGEESQDEDSCSEHSSSTSTSTNQKEGKYCDCCYCEFFGHGGPPAAPTSRNYAEMREKLRLRLTKRKEEQPKREEQQPVIERDGGVEDHRRVEDLLQFINSADSKPASSSKAAKRARHKQKKMEEKARLEAEAREREEQLLLEEQQRRQEEEEAALQKELLRLQELQQHRAAKKKKKEKAKENTAPPQNNPQPLKQTAQNVLDNLQNGKSQLLQTLIRLPDQREPRFDPVPQPNTQHSPKRTSDKGFSAETNIPNSPASLHNGTSTSHLEVNSKVKAKQSAKVATCEAAVKKAPELPKSSDVTAKLTNGTPPTTTTDTKAPQIRPAEALVPLPTTEPRREDRSNNRSASGKRQQQQQQQPLTQIKEDRRSPPVSNPSPSPPPAPQSEQTQQNGKPPSAESPQPKGKTKKNKKKKGDKMNSSIDDVFLPKDIDLDSTEMDETEREVEYFKRFCLDSARQTRQRLSINWSNFSLKKATFAAH; this comes from the exons ATGAGTCCCACCGATGCTAAACGAGGGGCTAAACGCAGGAAGAACAAGCGGGGCGGTGGCAGTAGCTGCAGTGCTGTCTGCAACACCAGCGGTGGCAAGGCCGGGGTTGCCACGGCCCTAGGCTGTGCGGGACCAGCAACACCTGCCTCTGTCGTCAGCTTTTTAACACCTGGGAGTACAGGCAACGGGAATATAGGGTCCATCACGGGCATAAACGGAGAG gtCAACGTGAACAACAGTGTTACACCGCAGTTTACAGAAGGACCAGTGAACGCTGACTTCTCCGGAGTCCTACAG ACCCCATTCACGTTTGGCTTGAACCAGCGGGCGCCCTACACGGCCGGTGATCGCTGCCTCTTATGCCGATGTGAGCGTAAAGACAGTGCCGTGCCTTCAGAGGCAGGGATCTCTGGCCAGAATGGTACAGCACAGCCCGCCAAGACACCCAGTGCCCTCCAGCTGCCTTTGTGGGTGTGCTCTGACTGCAGGCGCACAGTAGAGAAGGAGGATCGACACACTGCTCTGGAGCAGTCATTGGGG AGCCAGGACTTCCTTTTGCACATGCCTGTGGGTAATGGAAACCTGGGCCAGGAGGCAGCCACAGGGGACAGACTGACCACTGCTGCGCCTACACTACCCATGCTCCCTGCCCCAGACCTTACCGCACCAATGCCTGCTGATACAGTGTGCAGCTGTGAAGCCTGCAACGAGAGACG GGAGATCTCTGCTGAGTCAGAGAGGGAGTCGCAGCAGCTGCAAAACCACTGGTCGGAGGTTCGCTACCTGGTGCGCTGCATCTACCGTCAGACAGGAACACCACTAGCAGATGACCATGACCAGCCCttagagagagacaaggagggAATGAAGGAGCTGGTGGACag GCTCTGTGAGAAGGACCCCTACCAGCTATATCAACGGCTGGAGCAGCAAGCTCGTGAATATGTCTTGGAAATGAAGGTGCGGCTACTGAAGCACCTCTCAGCAGGCTCCAAGACTGTGGGACAATCGGGGACCGTGGCTGCAGCCCAGGGACCTCCTCAGGCCCACCAGTTCATCtccctgctgctggaggagtaCAGTGCCCTCTGTCAAGCTGCACGCACCATCAGCAGCTTCCTACTCACCCTG GAGAATGAGCACCTTCAGAAGTTCCAGGTGACATGGGAGCTGCACAACAAGCACCTTTTTGAGAATCTGGTGTTCTCTGAACCGATCTTGCACAGCAGTTTACCTGCACTGGTCGCACAGCTGAA ACACGGCACAGCCTCCCACGATTCATACAATGAAGACATGTATAGGACCTTGTTAGAGAGCTACCAGCAGCTACAACAGGAGATGGCGTCAGTGGCTGCTGAATGGCAGGAGTGTGAGAAGAGGATTGATGACTATGTAGACGAACAG CTGCTTTTCAAGGTGGAAGGTCAGAGTCTCACCAACCAAAGAACAGAGCCACACAAGTCCTTGATTAGCAAAAAC ACTTTGAAGACTAAGCAGCGAATGCTGAAGGAAGACTGGGAGTTCTTTAAGCAGAGGAGATTTATAGAAGAACAG TTACCCAACAGTAAGAAGTCCCCAAGCGGAGATAACAACTTCACAGACACTATGAGGATGCTCTCATCTCGTCTGAGTATTCCAGACTGTCCCAACTGCAATTATCGAAGAAG GTGCACATGTGATGACTGTAGTCTCTCGCACATCCTGACCTGTGGCATCATGGACTCTCCCATCGCAGAGGACCTCCACATCAAGCTCCCTCTGCAAGGGGAACCTCCCCGGGACTACTTGGCTGAGGTTCACCCTCCCAGCCTCTCCTCTGGCAGTTCAGCATCTGGCTCCAACTCCAGTTCTCCCATCACCATTCAGCAACATCCAAGGCTCATTCTTCCTGAAGGGGATACCAACACTTT tattagtgatgatgatgaagtgcCTCCGTTGTCCAGTAAGTTTGGGGACATCTACCCTATGACTGGTTATGAGGAGAGCAGTGTtgtgactgctgctgtgaaCGGTCTCCACAGTGACATCAATGGGGAAGGGGAAAACGTGGCACTAAAGGCAGGG TCTCCTCACATTACCAGCAGCAGTAGTTCATCAGAGGGTGACGAGGAGGAAGCTGATGGTGAAGTCAGTGGGGAGCCCCCagggcagcaggaggagctTTCCTCAGGGAAGACCAACAGTCCTCCACCCGCTTACAATCACCAACAG GTAGAACAGGTCCAGCATGCCTGCGAGTGCCACGTATGCAACCAGGACCCCAGCTCCTCCACCCTCGGCCTTGCCACATGCCTGCCCCCTAGTCGGCTCCACGCTGCACCTCCCCCTGCTGTTGGACACCAGTTCTTCACTGACAGCAAGACTCCCCCTGCCCACCCTGCCCTCCACCTCTACCCCCACATCCACGGCCACCTGCCCCTACACAACTTCTCCCGGCCCCTACTGCACCCCACACTCTACCCACCCAGtcctcctctcacacacagcaaG CCTCTGCCCCCAAACCCAACATCAAACCACTCAGCAGCCAAGCAGCCTGCCTTTAGCCCATCACTACCAGAGCATGTCTACCAGAACTGCTTTGGCAGTGCAGGGGGAACAGGTGACTGGAACAGCTCACTGCAGTGCCTCTCACTCAAGTTTGAGAATCTGTGGGatgctgctgtgatgaaaaGCTGGAATCCATCTGTGCTGTTGCCCGAGTCCCTGCCAG GTGACATGCTTGGACCACCCCTCGCTGATGTCCCTCTCCCTCCAACATCATCCATCAGCCCGCAAGGGGAACACCCATCACTGCCCACCCCTTTacccccttcctcttcctcatcattgTCATcgtcttcttcatcatcatcgtcgtcatcatgCTCCTCTTCAGAAGCcaaagagcagaagaagagtggTGCCAAGAAGAAGTGTCTCTACAATTTCCAGGATGCCTTCATGGAGACCAACCGAGTAGTGATGGCCACCTCCGCCTCCACGTCCTCTGTGTCCTGCACTGCCACCACTGTCCAGTCAAGTAATAACCCACCCATCCACCTAGCATCTAAAAGACCCAACTCTTTAG ACGATGTATTTCACAATCTAGGTAAAGAGGACCATAGGCAGCCTGCCCCAGTTGCCCCTAGAAACGGCTCCACAGGATTgacctccctccctccgctCTCGGGCCCTGCCCTGCCCCCAGCACCCACCACACACCTTCCCACTATGGGATCACAACCCTTCCCAAAGATGGCCGCTCCCGCCCCAGACTTTGTAGAAGCCCATCAGGGTTTGTGTCTCCCGCCTGCAGAGCCTCCAGCCTCCTCAACAGATGGTCCCGTCAGTGCCCCACCCAGTGTCTGCAG TGATCCTGACTGTGAGGGCCATCGCTGTGAGGGGAATGGGGCGTACGAGCACCAGCCGTACGACGGAGAGGAGAGTCAGGACGAGGACAGTTGTTCCGAGCATAGCtcttccacctccacctccaccaaccAGAAAGAAGGAAAGTACTGTGACTGCTGCTACTGCGAGTTCTTTGGACACGGAGGG cctccagctgctcctACCAGTCGAAACTATGCAGAGATGCGGGAGAAGCTGCGGTTGCGCCTGACAAAACGTAAGGAGGAGCAGCCGAAACGTGAGGAGCAGCAACCAGTGATAGAACGagatggaggggtggaggaCCACAGGCGGGTGGAGGACCTGTTGCAGTTCATCAACAGTGCTGACAGTAAACCTGCCTCCAGTTCTAAGGCAGCCAAACGGGCCAGGcataaacaaaagaag ATGGAGGAGAAAGCCCGTCTGGAGGCAGAGGCCCGTGAAAGggaggagcagctgctgttggaggagcagcagcggcggcaggaagaggaagaggcggCGCTTCAAAAGGAACTGCTCCGgttgcaggagctgcagcaacATCGTGCtgccaagaagaaaaagaaagagaaagcaaaggaaaacacCGCACCCCCTCAAAACAACCCACAACCCCTTAAACAGACAGCTCAGAACGTCCTAGATAATCTTCAGAATGGAAAGTCACAGCTGCTTCAAACCCTCATCCGCCTCCCCGACCAGAGGGAACCAAGATTTGACCCCGTACCCCAGcccaacacacagcacagcccAAAACGCACCAGTGACAAGGGGTTTTCTGCTGAGACCAACATCCCAAACTCTCCAGCCAGCCTCCACAATGGCACTTCTACATCTCACCTCGAGGTCAACAGTAAAGTTAAGGCCAAACAGTCTGCGAAGGTGGCCACTTGTGAGGCTGCAGTAAAGAAAGCCCCCGAGTTACCCAAGAGCTCAGATGTGACTGCAAAGCTCACTAACGGCACCCCCCCCACCACTACAACAGACACCAAAGCACCACAGATCAGGCCTGCTGAGGCTCTAGTTCCTCTCCCAACCACTGAACcgaggagagaggacaggagtAACAACAGAAGTGCCAGTGgaaaaaggcagcagcagcagcaacaacaacccCTGACCCAAATAAAGGAAGACAGGAGAAGTCCACCTGTGTCAAACCCCTCCCCGTCTCCCCCTCCGGCCCCCCAGTCTGAGCAGACCCAGCAAAATGGTAAACCTCCCAGTGCAGAGTCCCCACAGCCCAAAGGCAAGAccaagaagaacaagaagaagaagggggacAAGATGAACAGTTCAATAG atGATGTATTCTTGCCCAAAGACATTGACCTGGACAGCACTGAAATGgatgaaacagagagggaggtggaATATTTCAAAAG GTTTTGCTTGGATTCTGCTCGACAGACCCGTCAACGACTTTCCATCAACTGGTCAAACTTCAGTTTGAAGAAAGCTACGTTTGCTGCACATTGA